One Microbacterium sp. W4I20 DNA window includes the following coding sequences:
- a CDS encoding CdaR family transcriptional regulator, protein MSPLSRSSWGRVFDDLGVTLLEVAHGRILVDQQIGGVVIHDPVDEPMYPQNAVVLAVAVQDAHALATLVSTAGERGAVAVVVRASTELPDAVRNASDRAGVAILNLARGATWTQLAALLRSLLAEDDVGQTPAESLGGVSSGDLFAVANAIAALLDAPVTIEDRSSRVLAFSGGQEQADPSRVETIIGRQVPDRYARVLTEMGVFRDLYRGDAPVVVDPVRLGEGVSTQRIAIAVRAGDEVLGSIWAAMDGPLTAERTATLRDATKLVALHLLRIRAGADAQRSLRAELVSRAVNGGADAQDALGRLGLSGRRVWVTAAALAPRDADGTEHDSIAERERLTDALALHLSAVQQGAAVALVGDTVYGILPVGDAAAEDRSVRLAEDFLQRVGERIPALIGVGRPAATVAEIARSRAEAHRALRVVTERAADRPGAEPRVARIGDVETESLLLDLRDLRSSRGDVASGVLARLIEYDDRNDAHLVDTLTAWLDRFGDVTSAAAACFVHPNTFRYRLRRVSEVGGVDLDDPDARFAAMLEIRTLPAR, encoded by the coding sequence ATGAGCCCGCTGTCGCGATCGAGCTGGGGACGCGTCTTCGACGACCTCGGCGTGACGCTGCTCGAAGTCGCCCACGGCCGCATCCTGGTCGATCAGCAGATCGGCGGGGTGGTCATCCACGACCCCGTGGACGAGCCGATGTATCCGCAGAACGCCGTGGTGCTCGCGGTGGCCGTGCAGGACGCGCACGCCCTGGCCACACTCGTCTCCACCGCGGGTGAGCGCGGGGCCGTCGCGGTGGTCGTCCGTGCCTCGACCGAACTGCCGGATGCCGTGCGCAACGCCTCCGACCGCGCGGGCGTCGCGATCCTCAACCTCGCGCGCGGCGCGACCTGGACCCAGCTCGCGGCCCTGTTGCGCTCGCTGCTCGCCGAGGACGACGTCGGGCAGACGCCGGCCGAGTCGCTCGGCGGGGTGTCGTCCGGCGATCTGTTCGCGGTGGCCAACGCGATCGCCGCCCTGCTCGACGCGCCGGTCACCATCGAGGACCGATCATCGCGCGTGCTCGCGTTCTCGGGCGGGCAGGAGCAGGCGGACCCGTCGCGGGTGGAGACCATCATCGGCCGACAGGTGCCCGATCGCTACGCGCGCGTTCTCACCGAGATGGGCGTCTTCCGCGACCTGTACCGCGGCGATGCCCCGGTCGTGGTCGATCCGGTGCGGCTCGGCGAGGGCGTCTCCACGCAACGCATCGCGATCGCCGTGCGCGCCGGCGACGAGGTGCTCGGCTCGATCTGGGCCGCGATGGACGGCCCCCTCACCGCGGAGCGCACGGCCACGCTCCGCGACGCGACCAAGCTCGTCGCGCTGCACCTGCTGCGGATCCGCGCCGGCGCCGATGCGCAACGCAGCCTGCGCGCCGAGCTGGTGAGCCGCGCCGTGAACGGGGGAGCCGACGCGCAGGACGCCCTGGGCCGACTCGGCCTCAGCGGCCGCCGGGTGTGGGTGACCGCCGCCGCCCTGGCTCCGCGCGACGCCGACGGGACGGAGCACGACTCGATCGCGGAGCGCGAACGCCTCACCGACGCGCTGGCGCTGCATCTGTCGGCCGTGCAGCAGGGCGCCGCCGTCGCGCTCGTCGGAGACACCGTCTACGGCATCCTCCCGGTGGGTGATGCCGCCGCCGAGGACCGATCCGTGCGGCTCGCCGAGGACTTCCTGCAGCGCGTCGGCGAGCGCATCCCCGCGCTCATCGGGGTCGGACGTCCCGCCGCGACCGTCGCCGAGATTGCCCGCTCCCGCGCCGAGGCGCACCGCGCGCTGCGGGTCGTGACCGAGCGCGCCGCCGACCGACCCGGCGCCGAGCCCCGGGTCGCCCGGATCGGCGACGTCGAGACCGAATCGCTGCTGCTCGACCTGCGCGACCTGCGCAGCTCCCGGGGAGACGTCGCGTCGGGCGTGCTCGCCCGCCTCATCGAGTACGACGACCGCAACGATGCCCACCTGGTCGACACCCTGACCGCGTGGCTCGACCGGTTCGGCGACGTGACCTCCGCCGCGGCGGCATGCTTCGTGCATCCGAATACCTTCCGATACCGGCTGCGCCGCGTGTCCGAGGTGGGCGGCGTGGACCTCGACGATCCGGATGCGCGGTTCGCGGCGATGCTGGAGATCCGGACGCTCCCCGCGCGCTGA
- a CDS encoding copper homeostasis protein CutC codes for MTQTIALEMAVQDAAGVRVAAEIGAARVELATALALGGLTPSQATLELAVETAGADGPEVHVLIRPRGGGFHFTADELAVSERDVRRAIEAGAAGVVIGALDADGTLDLDATARLRDAAGGASVTLHRAIDVTADPVATLRAARVLGLHRVLTSGGASAAIDGIDTLRALVAAAEGEIEIMAGSGVDAASAPALAAVGVDALHFSAKRTVHETGGVRMGSASEGVGGYEVTDRDIALGICAALGRWRAQSRS; via the coding sequence GTGACTCAGACGATCGCCCTGGAGATGGCCGTGCAGGATGCTGCGGGAGTCCGCGTCGCCGCGGAGATCGGCGCCGCGCGCGTCGAGCTCGCGACCGCCCTCGCGCTCGGAGGTCTCACCCCGTCGCAGGCGACTCTCGAACTCGCCGTCGAGACCGCGGGCGCGGACGGCCCGGAGGTGCATGTGCTGATCCGCCCGCGCGGCGGCGGGTTCCACTTCACCGCCGACGAGCTCGCCGTCTCGGAGCGCGACGTGCGCCGGGCGATCGAGGCCGGGGCCGCCGGTGTGGTGATCGGTGCGCTCGATGCCGACGGCACCCTCGACCTCGACGCGACGGCGCGCCTGCGCGATGCCGCCGGCGGAGCATCCGTCACCCTTCATCGTGCGATCGACGTGACAGCCGACCCCGTCGCGACCCTCCGCGCGGCTCGCGTGCTCGGCCTCCACCGCGTGCTCACCTCGGGCGGAGCATCCGCCGCGATCGACGGGATCGACACCCTCCGGGCGCTCGTGGCCGCCGCCGAGGGCGAGATCGAGATCATGGCCGGCAGCGGGGTGGATGCGGCGAGCGCACCGGCGCTCGCCGCGGTCGGCGTCGACGCCCTGCACTTCTCCGCGAAGCGCACCGTGCACGAGACCGGCGGAGTGCGGATGGGCTCGGCGTCCGAGGGCGTCGGCGGCTACGAGGTGACCGACCGCGACATCGCGCTCGGGATCTGCGCGGCGCTCGGGCGGTGGCGGGCGCAGAGCCGTTCGTGA
- a CDS encoding alpha/beta fold hydrolase has translation MTDTREFIDAHGIAIVYDVHPATATPRGVVQLLHGVGEHAGRYGALIAALTAAGFTVYADDHRGHGRTGIRQHDGPAGLGRLGKGGLRAAEDAIWQLTGIIRDENPDLPLVLFGHSWGSFLAQKLVNHHPEAWDAVILSGSALLTPTTLNAAPLNARWAKAEGATGLEWLSRDSAVWSAFGDDPLTTDVPLLKLFGPIEAAKLYGRPAKDLAAKVGHDIPMLLLVGRDDPVGGPRSVHKLADEYRTRSGLTDVTTLVYPDARHEIFNELQQDEVRADLLAWLDRRIATRDEG, from the coding sequence GTGACGGATACCCGAGAGTTCATCGATGCCCACGGCATCGCCATCGTCTACGACGTCCACCCCGCCACCGCGACGCCGCGCGGAGTCGTGCAGCTGCTGCACGGGGTCGGCGAGCACGCCGGCCGGTACGGTGCGCTCATCGCGGCGCTCACCGCGGCGGGCTTCACCGTCTACGCCGACGACCACCGCGGGCACGGCCGCACCGGCATCCGCCAGCACGACGGACCCGCCGGGCTCGGGCGTCTCGGCAAGGGCGGACTCCGTGCGGCCGAAGATGCGATCTGGCAGCTGACCGGCATCATCCGCGACGAGAATCCCGACCTGCCGCTCGTGCTGTTCGGCCACTCCTGGGGATCGTTCCTGGCCCAGAAGCTCGTCAACCACCACCCGGAGGCCTGGGATGCCGTCATCCTCTCCGGCTCCGCGCTGCTGACGCCCACGACCCTCAACGCCGCCCCGCTCAACGCGCGGTGGGCGAAGGCTGAGGGCGCGACCGGGCTGGAGTGGCTCAGCCGCGACTCCGCCGTCTGGTCGGCGTTCGGCGACGATCCGCTCACCACCGATGTCCCGCTGTTGAAGCTGTTCGGGCCGATCGAGGCGGCGAAGCTCTACGGGCGCCCCGCGAAGGACCTCGCCGCGAAGGTCGGGCACGACATCCCGATGCTGCTGCTCGTCGGCCGCGACGATCCGGTGGGCGGGCCGCGCAGCGTGCACAAGCTCGCCGACGAGTACCGCACCCGCTCCGGCCTGACCGACGTGACGACGCTGGTCTACCCGGATGCTCGGCACGAGATCTTCAACGAGCTGCAGCAGGACGAGGTGCGCGCCGATCTGCTGGCCTGGCTCGATCGGCGCATCGCGACGCGCGACGAAGGCTGA
- a CDS encoding DUF1684 domain-containing protein, with amino-acid sequence MSFVSEWRDWHAARERLAGSEYGPSALESTNWLIEMPAAVDGIPGLWALTGDGGIRGSDLGQAGRTVTLRGAETVRLGRRELRVFDRHGTLALRVLNPARPQREWFTAIDAYAPDERWRLPARFEPTPDERIVITSVDGEERESPVAGRLHFELAGTPQTLTVTRSAQGALSAVFADGTNGLETYRFRFLPIEEPAEDGSAVVDFNRAYLPPCAFSDQFVCPLPPLGNRYSTPIRAGERVVVLGG; translated from the coding sequence ATGAGCTTCGTCAGCGAATGGCGCGATTGGCATGCGGCGCGGGAGCGGCTCGCCGGCTCGGAGTACGGGCCATCGGCCCTCGAGTCGACGAACTGGCTCATCGAGATGCCGGCCGCGGTCGACGGCATCCCGGGTCTCTGGGCCCTCACCGGCGACGGCGGCATCCGCGGGAGCGATCTCGGACAGGCGGGCCGCACGGTCACGCTACGGGGTGCCGAGACCGTGCGGCTCGGGCGGCGCGAGCTGCGCGTGTTCGACCGGCACGGGACCCTGGCGCTGCGTGTGCTCAACCCGGCCCGGCCGCAGCGGGAGTGGTTCACCGCGATCGACGCCTATGCTCCCGACGAGCGGTGGCGCCTGCCGGCGCGGTTCGAGCCGACCCCCGACGAGCGGATCGTCATCACCTCGGTCGACGGGGAGGAGCGGGAGTCCCCGGTCGCCGGCCGCCTGCACTTCGAACTCGCCGGCACGCCGCAGACGCTGACGGTGACGCGGAGCGCGCAGGGGGCGCTGAGCGCGGTGTTCGCCGACGGGACCAACGGGCTCGAGACGTACCGGTTCCGGTTCCTCCCGATCGAGGAACCCGCCGAGGACGGCTCCGCGGTCGTCGACTTCAACCGGGCCTACCTGCCGCCGTGCGCCTTCTCCGACCAGTTCGTCTGCCCGCTCCCGCCGCTCGGCAACCGGTACTCGACGCCGATCCGCGCCGGGGAGCGCGTCGTGGTGCTCGGGGGCTGA